A stretch of the Kwoniella shandongensis chromosome 13, complete sequence genome encodes the following:
- a CDS encoding transaldolase gives MPSSLDALKASGTTVVSDSGDFESIAAYKPQDATTNPSLILAATKLEKYAKLIEPAVAYGKEKGGDLATQSENALDRLLVEFGKEILKVVPGRVSTEVDASFSFDKQATINKAHQIIDLYKEQGIDKSRILIKIASTYEGIQAAKELEAEGIHCNLTLLFGFGQAVACAEAGVTLISPFVGRILDWYKKANPDADYAGEKDPGVVSVQKIFNYYKQHGYKTIVMGASFRNTGEIAALAGCDFLTIAPKLLEELAKSDAPIPKKLDAATANNEPIEKVSYLDDEAKFRWALFDDVMAFDKLHEGIRGFAKDGATLKNLLKEKLSQ, from the exons atgccttcttctcttgacgCCCTCAAAGC CTCCGGTACCACTGTCGTCTCCGACTCTGGTGACTTCGAGTCCATTGCCGCTTACAAGCCCCAAGACGCTACCACCAACCCTTCATTGAT TCTCGCCGCTACCAAGCTCGAGAAGTACGCCAAGCTCATCGAGCCCGCTGTCGCTTAcggcaaggagaagggcgg TGACCTCGCCACCCAGTCCGAGAACGCTCTTGATCGACTCCTCGTCGAGTTCGGTAAGGAGATCCTCAAGGTTGTCCCTGGTCGAGTTTCCACCGAGGTTGACGCTTCATTCTCCTTCGACAAAC AGGCCACTATCAACAAGGCCCACCAGATCATTGACCTTTACAAGGAGCAGGGTATTGACAAGAGCCGAATCTTGATCAAG ATCGCTTCCACCTACGAGGGTATCCAGGCCGCCAAGGAGCTCGAGGCTGAGGGTATCCA CTGTaacctcaccctcctcttcggTTTCGGCCAAGCCGTCGCCTGTGCCGAGGCTGGTGTCACCCTTATCTCCCCCTTCGTCGGTCGA ATCCTCGACTGGTACAAGAAGGCTAACCCCGATGCCGACTACGCTGGTGAGAAGGACCCCGGAGTTGTCTCTGTCCAGAAGATCTTCAA ctACTACAAGCAACACGGTTACAAGACCATCGTCATGGGTGCCTCTTTCCGAAACACTGGCGAGATCGCCGCTTTGGCCGGTTGTGACTTCTTGACCATTGCTCCCAAGCTCCTCGAGGAATTGGCCAAGTCCGA CGCTCCTATCCCCAAGAAGCTCGACGCCGCTACTGCCAACAACGAGCCCATCGAGAAGGTCTCTTACCTTGACGACGAGGCCAAGTTCAGATGGGCTCTCTTCGACGACGTCATGGCTTTCGACAAGCTCCACGAGGGTATCCGAGGTTTCGCCAAGGACGGTGCGACCCTCAAGAACTTGCTCAAGGAGAAGCTCTCCCAGTAA